A window of the Sandaracinaceae bacterium genome harbors these coding sequences:
- a CDS encoding thiazole synthase, protein MSETQTDDLLRLGDFTFRSRLLTGTGKYPDHATAKAALAASQCEVVTVAVRRVDLSVRGEGSVFQLLSEGGYTILPNTAGCYTAEDAVRTARLAREMLDTPLVKLEVIGDERTLFPDVPATLEAAAILVKDGFTVLPYFNDDPVAARRLEDLGCAAVMPLAAPIGSGLGVRNPYNIEIIVKHANVPVIVDAGVGTASDAALAMELGIDGVLMNTAIASAKNPVLMASAMRKAVEAGREAFLSGRIPRKLYATASSPLEGVIGSDH, encoded by the coding sequence ATGAGCGAGACACAGACCGACGACCTCCTGCGCCTGGGCGACTTCACCTTCCGGTCGCGCCTCCTGACCGGCACTGGCAAGTACCCGGACCACGCGACCGCCAAGGCCGCGCTGGCCGCGTCGCAGTGCGAGGTGGTGACCGTCGCGGTGCGCCGCGTGGACCTGAGCGTGCGGGGCGAAGGCAGCGTGTTCCAGCTGCTGAGCGAAGGCGGCTACACCATCCTGCCGAACACGGCTGGCTGCTACACGGCCGAGGACGCGGTGCGCACCGCGCGCCTGGCGCGCGAGATGCTGGACACGCCACTGGTCAAGCTGGAGGTCATCGGCGACGAGCGCACACTCTTCCCGGACGTCCCCGCCACGCTCGAAGCGGCCGCCATCCTCGTGAAGGACGGGTTCACCGTGCTGCCCTACTTCAACGACGACCCCGTGGCGGCGCGCCGCCTCGAGGACCTCGGCTGCGCGGCCGTGATGCCGCTGGCGGCCCCTATTGGGAGCGGCCTCGGCGTGCGCAACCCGTACAACATCGAGATCATCGTCAAGCACGCGAACGTCCCCGTCATCGTGGACGCCGGCGTGGGCACGGCCTCCGATGCGGCCCTCGCCATGGAGCTCGGCATCGACGGCGTGCTCATGAACACGGCCATCGCGAGCGCCAAGAACCCCGTGCTCATGGCGTCCGCCATGCGCAAAGCGGTCGAGGCGGGCAGAGAGGCCTTCCTTTCTGGTCGAATTCCGAGGAAACTCTACGCGACCGCCTCGAGCCCCCTCGAGGGCGTCATCGGCTCGGACCACTGA
- the thiS gene encoding sulfur carrier protein ThiS: MKLVQVTVNGEARDVEEGSTVRALLESLGLGDTLVAVERNREIVPRAQHATATLSGGDHVEVVHFVGGG, encoded by the coding sequence ATGAAGCTAGTTCAGGTCACCGTCAACGGCGAAGCGCGCGACGTGGAAGAGGGCAGCACGGTGCGCGCGCTGCTCGAGTCCCTGGGGCTCGGCGACACCCTCGTGGCCGTCGAGCGGAACCGCGAGATCGTGCCGCGCGCCCAGCACGCGACCGCCACGCTGAGTGGCGGAGACCACGTCGAGGTCGTGCACTTCGTCGGGGGGGGCTGA